ttgttgatgccagcggtcagaggagaatgggcagactggtttgagctgatagaaaggcaacagtgactcaaatcgccacccgttacaaccaaggtaggcagaagagcatctctgaacgcacagtacatcgaactttgaggcagatgggctacagcagcagaagaccacaccgggtgccactcctttcagctaagaacaggaaactgaggctacaatttgcacaagcttatagaaattggacagtagaagattgaaaacgttgcctggtctgatgagtctcgatttctgctgcgacattcggatggtagggtcagaatttggcgtcaacaacatgtaagcatggatccatcctgccttgtatcaacggttcaggctggtggtggtggtgtcatggtgtggggaatattttcttggcactctttgggccccttggtaccaattgagcatcgttgcaacgccacagcctacctgagtattgttgctgaccatgtccatccctttatgaccacaatgtacccaacatctgatggctactttcagcaggataatgcgccatgtcataaagctggaatcatctcagactggtttcttgaacatgacaatgagttcactgtactcaaatggcctccacagtcaccagatctcaatccaatagagcatctttgggatgtggtggaacgggagattcgcatcatggatgtgcagccgacaaatctgcggcaactgtgtgatgccattatgtcaatatggaccaaaatctctgaggaatgcttccagcaccttgttgaatatatgccacaaagaattgaggcagttctgaaggcaaaagcatggtgtacctaataaagtggccggtgagtgtatatctccaTGGCTGttacctgcacagagcacagaactgCTGACAGTCTTACATTAAGTAACACTACATGTTTCAATTAAATGTCAACAAACAGAAATCTTATTGCATaataagtaaaaaaagaaaaaagtttaactTTCCATACAAAAATAGCTGCATAAAcgtacaggacatctaccatcagatttactgatagtAGATAAGTATTCACCTCATCATCCCCCTGTGCAGTAATTGTAGTTTGTTTTTTCTTGTAATGGCCACATTTTGAAGAAAACAATATTTTTAGAATTTTCAAAATTAGCCTGAGCTGCTCTTGCGGGGTGTAATTTCTGTTTGCCCTCCGTTGGCCTACCAGCACCACGGATACATCTTGCAGAGATCGTTGACATCAGAACCTCTCTGCAAATCTCCCGAATACATGATGATTCCATTCCTTGCGCAGAATAGAATATaatggtagatattctttaaatACCCCTTTACCATAATGAACCATATGGAATTGTTGTTGTTTAACTACAATGGTTTAAGTGGGCATTTGCAAGGTGTCTTGCTGGGAGAGACATCTGGCCACTGATAAGAAATGTGAGAATCTATTATTAAAGCTGGAAATACACATACTATACTTGTTAGTCAATGGTTATATCCCTTAATACCCAATTTTAGTTTTCCCTCAAATTCACCATTGTATTGGAAGAATGGGGAAACACCGGCGTATGATAGGCCTACCACTGCTTTGACACAGTCTGATACATCAATAGGCTGtgacctcttgatgtatttggTGGGGTCCTGCACATCATTTATTTATGTAGAGTAGAGTGGGCAGGCATAGGGACAGGAACGCCCTCGCGCGGCCCACTCTCTGTCGTCTGCaccccccctccacgccccctcgGCGTGAAAGTGCCACATTGGAGAAAATAATTGGGAGTGCGAGCTATAAGCtaacatttgtgattatttcaaggaCTTCTACTCCACTGACGAgtcgcagaagccctgataaatatcccccaatacgtTAAAAATGAAGGCGCAGATTTAACAAACTGTTTATGAAAGAATTCTGTAGTGATTTGCACCAAAAACtgacttgaaggggtattcccatctgggcatttaaatttaatttaattcattttccatatgtaaacatttcttcaattggatgttattaaaaaaaatgttcttgtgtgaagataatttctcacaactgtagccatgttgtcccttagaaacaagatagcttcctcggatacgaccaccttacaTTTTAGCAGTAGtggtcagacatgcgctattgagctctgcctgaccacctggattcagagatcattaccacaggacggctgtgggacatgcagtaactcccagacatttcatatacaaaagccttttgtttctttgtgcaatctctccagtagaggtggccgtatccagggacacagtcttgtttttaagggaccatatcaccaTATCACTTTATGAGAAACTACCTCTGCACAGGTAAATTTTGTATAATcacatgtaattgaagaaatgtatacattTGGCAGactaatgaatctggatgtgaatgtccagacgagaatacccctttaagtttttagacacttttctgACTATTATGAAAATAGGGAAATTTACTATCCGGCAATGCACACAATGGTAAATCTGACacagcataagactgtctaatCTAATGGTCCCCACAAGGATTTTTCTGTGATTCAACACCCTTGTTTCCCTTGTTTTTAACTGGCTTTATTATAGTTAGTGTTTCTAGATGTAAATACCCCAACCCCCCTCTGTGTTCTTTCCTGACATAGGGGGGTATcatgtaaaaagaaaaacaaaaaataaaatataaatatgaaaagAGAAACAAATCCCAATCGCTACCCATGCTTATGCAAAATTTTATTATTCACCCTCTTTGCCCCGAATGACAAATTATACAGGGAAAAATCACTGAACctatttttaacattattttgggttaagttaaaaaaaaaaaaaaaaacatttgttcagTCCTTGCACACTTGATAATGTTTACCCCAAATATCGTACATGTGCAAGTATTCACGAGAGTAAGGGCAGTGCCTGAGGAGGCACAAGGGACAGTAGAATTGTTGTGGTGGTGAGAAAATGGGATTAGGGACTTTAGTAAtgcccccaaagcacttctgcTTGATTTGCAAAAATATAAAGTTACATTGTAAAACAAAAGAGATGGTTAATCTAAATAATAAAGGTATGTATTATGGAGCCTAACCTCTACAAAACAGTGGAGGTGCTTGGTAATGGTGAAATTAAGTGATATATTTCATTTAAATAGTATGACCTCTTCAAACCTGGTTATTAAGGACTCTTTATAAATGGGCAGCTTAACTTCTCAAATATTATCCACAGCATTTAATGAGTTAAgtgtatatatacaataaattaggTGCCAATACTGCTTCCTCGATAGGTCCTGGTGATCGATCATGTGATTTCCAGACCTGAATCAGAAACCATGCAAAATTGATATGCAATCCTGATATGCAATATGCTATATTAGCATAATGGTTCTTGTGGAATGgcaaaaataatatgattttttattttgcctGAATTTTCTATACTTGAAGGAAAGTACAATAAAATATGTTATGTATGTGTGGAGTACATTAGCAATTATGTCTTGAAAATGACACTGCaaagtttaaaaatataaatgactGCTATTTAAAAGAACCTACCTGGCGATTGCCATCTCCTGCTTTTGTCTGGCTGTTACCTCTGCTCTTCTTGCAGCCTCTACAGCTCTTTCCACCTTCTCCCTTCCTTTTCCTCTTCTTAGTGGAAACAGGCTCTTGACCTTTCCACTGGCCAACATGTTCATTTTGTACTTTCCTTCTTCTCGTGACCCATCAGgataggtggttctaccatagccATGCCGTCGATTCCGCAACCATTCTCCTTCATAGCACAGGCCATTAGACCTTCGGCTTACTCCATATCCACTACGCCGGTCTCCTTTCCATTCACCAGCATAAGTCTCTGTTTCCCAGGCAGCAATTGGCAACTCAGACTCTGTTTCTGCTACACTGGCACTTGATCCATCCTGACTGGCACTAGACCCCAAGGATCCTCCAGCACCCCGTGTCTCACTTCTTATAGAACTACGTTGGCTGTCTCGACCACTTGAAGGTGCTTTGGTGTCTGATCCACGATGAAGTCGGAAACCACTAAGTATGAGTGAACGtgagaaaaaaaaacctctttttttGGGCTTACCACTTCCCCCAGGTCCAGGGCCATCTGATCCAACCCCTCGAACTTTCAGAACAAAACCTCCACGTGATCCAGAGGCTGGGCTTCCTGGAAGAAGTCCAGGGTTGGTATGTGAATGGGGGCCAGGAGACTGAGGCAAAGAATTAAGGGTTGGTGTTCGAGGAGAACGTAGGAGGGCAGCTTGGTGATATGGGACACTCTGACGTACCCCATATCCGTGACGTTTTCCAGCCTGCCACTGTCCTTGATATGTACCTGCAGAAAAGTAAAGTAATGAAAGACATAAAAAAGTAGAAATTTATGTCCAAAGACATGATGTCCTACAGTTGATTCAGTTCTTTGCTGTTCTAAAAAAGCATTTAATTTAAATGATGTGACAGATTTCATTTACAAATGGAGAACCTATTTTTGGACAGTATGTACTTTGTCTTATGTGTCATAGAATAAAATCCTATTAGGGTATAAATGTTTGCCTCACCTCCATCTGAATACGTCTCCACACCATATCCATCCTGCTGTCCATCTGTCCATAGACCTTCATATCTTGCCCCAGAGAGGCTTTCTCTCACTCCAAGCCTTCCTTTTAATCCATGTGTCCACTCCCCTCGATACAGCCATCTCCCTTTGTGCTCTTCACCTAGTCCATTTCTCTTGCCTTGGTCCCAATATCCACGATATGTGTTACCACTGGGCCAGGTGTAAACTCCGAGAGATTCAAATCCATTACTCCAAAGGCCACTGTATTCCCCCTGTCTTGTAGGGCCTTTGCATACGCCATATCCATGTGCTCGACCCTCATGCCAGTCCCCCACATAACAACCACCATCTGAAAACCCAAATGTTCCCCCGCTGAACATGCAAGAGCCGGTCTCACATCGATCTCGTCCGACCCCCAGTTTGCCTCTAATTACCTGCTCCACAATCCATACATAATTAGTTTCTCCGTATCCACTGGCATTCACAAATTATGAAATAGAGAATTGGCTTCATGTATAAAGTTTTTGTAGTTTTGGATCCCTTTTTTACCTGTACCTACGCCTTTTTGTCCATTATCCAGGTAGAAGTAGTCTTTTTTATCCAGTCTTTATTGATCTGTCATTGTTGTATTTGGTTAGTCCGTGTGGCTACTAAAAATACCTGGAAAAGGAGAACATGACAGTTACACCAAATACTATACACGGTTCATTGAGTTTACACACTGTTGTCAATGCAGCTGAAGTAAAACTCCACACAAGCTATGAAAAGGAATAGAGGGGTTTAAcctgtttttatctatttttggtTTGTATGACTGTTTCTCTTCACCACACAGCATGTAAATTATTAATGAGgtatagtaaaaaattaaaaattactaGCAGTATGTCTATCATCTCATGTAGACTATCAGTAAGCCTACCAAAGAAAGCAAGTAAGGTAACATATCATtaaaattgggggaaaaaaagaaacagTACAGAATAAGAGGAATATGCAATGTGTTTTGTTATTCCTCACATTTCTATACTCAACCAAGGAGAACAAATATtgtcaaaaatatatacagtcacatgtcAACCTACGGAATAGCACTACTTAATATTTCTGGGCCAATCACATGTATATATGAatgctatataaaataaaagctaaatCAGCATTTTAAAAGGAAGACAACATTTCATTGATATCGACTACAGCTATTGTGCAAGTGCACACACAGGCACGGTATTATCAAAGAGGAGCCTATTGATCCCTGTGCATTTAA
The DNA window shown above is from Engystomops pustulosus chromosome 1, aEngPut4.maternal, whole genome shotgun sequence and carries:
- the JPH4 gene encoding junctophilin-4; the protein is MFSGGTFGFSDGGCYVGDWHEGRAHGYGVCKGPTRQGEYSGLWSNGFESLGVYTWPSGNTYRGYWDQGKRNGLGEEHKGRWLYRGEWTHGLKGRLGVRESLSGARYEGLWTDGQQDGYGVETYSDGGTYQGQWQAGKRHGYGVRQSVPYHQAALLRSPRTPTLNSLPQSPGPHSHTNPGLLPGSPASGSRGGFVLKVRGVGSDGPGPGGSGKPKKRGFFFSRSLILSGFRLHRGSDTKAPSSGRDSQRSSIRSETRGAGGSLGSSASQDGSSASVAETESELPIAAWETETYAGEWKGDRRSGYGVSRRSNGLCYEGEWLRNRRHGYGRTTYPDGSREEGKYKMNMLASGKVKSLFPLRRGKGREKVERAVEAARRAEVTARQKQEMAIASAADSRLQADSASVAAQQALEASRTARILSHDLEELLETPSSQCAQDEEEHSVEGDVPWLRQCSTEICNDGTPLSDQTPEPSLPPSHPDTPPGLLCSHLRDGTPCPPIQEEDTPSQVGTPAHIIDHPVEQENIESMPENELNNPAPSTECMEEPVDTGGTQEPPPKPRMQMDADPLVVAVVLFLDVSLAFLISYFMT